A window of Bacillus toyonensis BCT-7112 genomic DNA:
ATGGAACTCCAGTCAGTGCAATTCTAGTTGCAATAACAGTAGTGGGAGATACTAGTGCTCTAGCAACAAAAATAGCAAGTATAGGTGTAGAAACAGGAAAAAAAGCTTTGAAATTTAGTAAGGAAGTTATACAAGAAGTTAGAAATCAGGTGAATGCGGCTGTGGATTGGATAGAGAATAAATTAGCAAAATGTAAGGAAAAGGTACTTGAAGTGTTAGAATCAGTATTTAACGCAGCTGTAGATTTTTTAGTAGGATGCATCATTCTTTATTTATCCCGTGATGAAATTATAGCAATTGCAAAAGAAGTAGCATCTTCTCTTGTTCAAGATATTTTAGATGTATTTAAAGGTGACTTTGAAATTGATACAAATATTGCTTCAATTGCTGGAGATTATGTAAGAAGCCATCGCCAATCATTATTAAACTATTTTATGAATGATGGTAGTAGAGGGTTAAATCGTTCATTATTAGTAGAGATTTCCAGAGATGTGAACGAACTTTCAAATGATTTAAAAGAGTTAAGTCAAGATGTAACAGATGCGGTAATTTCTATGATAGCAAAAGATGAAGAGTTAGCTTCAGTTTCTTATTATTGATAAATGTTAAGGAAGGGGGTATGAGGATGGATTTACATATGATAATGTCGAGGGTTCATAGTACATTTCCGGACAGTGGTGGGCGAGATCAAATTATTAACGTTGTTATGCAACTTGAAAAAGCAGCTGTATCTTTGACAGGAGATATTAGAAGATTAGAAAGTAGTATTGATAATAGTTTGCAAGGTAAAACACGTGATGCTTTTATTGATCGTATCCGCCAATTAGAAAAAAGGCGACAAAAAATAGAAGAGAAAATTATCGTGTTAAAAGGATCGGTGAATTAATATGAAAGATTATATGGAGAAAGTTTTGCCTTTAGGAAGTGTAGTGAGGTTGAGTACTGAGGAAGAAAAAGATGTAGAGTATGTAATTACTACAAGAGGAATACTTCTCGATGAAGACACTTTCTATGATTATGGTGGGGTATTACACCCAGTAGGTTTGACGGCAGAGACATATAAATTATTCAATGACTTTGATATTTTAGAAGTGAAATTTGAAGGGTATAAAAATTCTATTGAAGGAAAATTTGCTCATAATTTTAAAATATGGCGAAATGAATTTGTAAAAACGATAAAGAACAAGGCTGAAAATAATAAGTAACAATTATTAATAAAACAAGGGCTATAATAT
This region includes:
- a CDS encoding DUF4176 domain-containing protein, yielding MKDYMEKVLPLGSVVRLSTEEEKDVEYVITTRGILLDEDTFYDYGGVLHPVGLTAETYKLFNDFDILEVKFEGYKNSIEGKFAHNFKIWRNEFVKTIKNKAENNK